A window of Ranitomeya variabilis isolate aRanVar5 chromosome 2, aRanVar5.hap1, whole genome shotgun sequence contains these coding sequences:
- the LOC143809340 gene encoding transforming growth factor beta activator LRRC32-like, translated as MIFSHAAAEPLRCRLWIIHISLTVLCWETASTDAAETCFQNMYEMKCQHNAMQSVPKRLPDSLKTLDLSHNLVQELTHISISNLLNLENFNIEHNHLETIENGAMDALLRLQSLNLASNRLHKHYLSNKGAFGSLQSLKRLNLAHNNLDSDMVHCYLSNITSLVNLDLPWNTIAILFSGMFDGVPRLVELNLSNNYIAEIESGTFDSLLHLRALNLAKNAITCISSFDLPQLHLLNLSSNSIRFFLSQSSQKFYQLRNLDLSQNKLVRFPILPKINMVQHLNLSRNNIAELSILSNETEENLELTSWHDTIAYLDLLSTVENIPQTSHLTNIMDLDLSYNHLTSIPWQFLSYVSSLQHVNMAENCLHDMTDAFYYEMSHENRTNSITALRTLRTLHIHGNFITYIPPWLFDLLPEIEEINLKNNNIRFCVPEETDYSTVNVCTTFSGAHHLRYLNLQNNNITRLPPNVFLHVPLYFLDLSDNVGLNIHEGALTEVQQTLQIISLKGNLMNDSQTNLPCIKWLKTLDLSSNRLTVIPDHLQCSVLESLNIQNNDMRLLEETTVLDRMKSLRRLFVSGNPFDCCSLTWLDHLPNTGIKILDLENTNCIYADTNMSVPVNNSYIQSQYCPPKTMLSLLTILIIILIIFLIVSVVCILTTGNRKVRLSRKFRSNKVSSEIPRQIQKRKSEAKEVCFTVTSKGTF; from the coding sequence AATATGTATGAAATGAAATGCCAACATAACGCCATGCAGTCTGTTCCGAAGAGACTGCCAGACAGTTTGAAGACACTAGATCTATCTCATAACCTCGTTCAAGAACTAACACATATATCTATATCAAATCTGCTTAATCTTGAGAATTTCAACATTGAACATAATCACCTGGAAACCATTGAAAATGGAGCAATGGATGCTTTATTACGACTTCAGTCTCTTAACCTTGCCTCTAACAGATTGCACAAACATTATTTATCTAACAAAGGCGCTTTTGGCAGTTTACAAAGTCTAAAAAGATTAAATCTTGCACATAATAACTTGGATAGTGATATGGTACACTGCTATCTGTCAAACATTACTTCATTAGTAAATCTGGATTTGCCATGGAACACAATTGCAATTTTGTTCTCCGGAATGTTTGATGGGGTTCCACGGCTGGTAGAGTTAAATCTTTCCAACAACTATATAGCAGAGATAGAGAGCGGCACATTTGACTCTCTGCTGCACCTAAGGGCTCTAAACCTTGCTAAGAATGCCATAACTTGCATTTCAAGCTTTGATCTCCCTCAGCTACATTTACTGAACCTGAGTTCAAATTCCATTAGGTTCTTTCTTAGTCAGAGTTCTCAAAAATTCTACCAATTACGAAATTTAGACCTAAGCCAAAACAAACTGGTGAGATTTCCAATTCTGCCCAAAATCAACATGGTGCAACATCTTAATCTCTCAAGGAATAATATCGCTGAGTTGTCCATTTTATCCAATGAAACTGAGGAAAACTTAGAATTGACCTCCTGGCATGACACCATCGCTTATCTGGATCTTCTCAGTACTGTGGAAAACATTCCACAAACCTCACATTTGACAAACATTATGGATTTGGATCTTAGTTACAACCATCTAACCTCAATTCCTTGGCAATTTCTATCCTACGTCAGCTCACTCCAACATGTTAACATGGCCGAAAACTGCCTACATGACATGACTGATGCCTTCTACTATGAGATGTCCCATGAAAACAGAACAAATAGTATTACAGCTCTCCGCACTTTGAGGACGCTACATATTCATGGAAATTTTATTACTTATATCCCACCATGGTTGTTTGATTTGCTACCTGAAATTGAGGAAATTAATCTTAAGAACAATAACATTAGGTTTTGCGTTCCTGAAGAAACAGACTATTCAACAGTAAATGTCTGCACCACGTTCTCTGGGGCTCATCATCTCCGGTATTTAAATCTGCAAAACAATAACATTACACGCCTTCCACCAAATGTATTTCTACACGTACCTTTATATTTTCTAGATCTGTCAGACAATGTAGGGTTAAACATACATGAAGGCGCTCTAACTGAGGTTCAGCAGACCCTCCAGATAATATCACTGAAAGGGAACTTGATGAATGACTCGCAGACAAACCTTCCCTGTATAAAATGGCTGAAAACTCTGGATTTGTCCAGTAATAGACTTACTGTGATTCCAGACCATCTACAGTGTTCTGTACTGGAGAGTCTAAACATCCAGAATAATGATATGCGTCTTCTGGAGGAAACAACAGTTCTTGATAGGATGAAAAGTCTGAGACGGCTGTTTGTCAGTGGTAACCCATTTGACTGCTGCTCCCTTACCTGGTTGGATCATTTACCGAATACTGGAATCAAAATTCTAGATCTTGAAAACACAAATTGCATTTATGCAGATACTAATATGAGTGTACCTGTCAATAACTCTTACATTCAGAGCCAATACTGCCCCCCGAAAACAATGCTAAGCCTCCTCACAATTCTCATCATCAttttaataatatttctcattgtcTCCGTAGTTTGTATTCTTACAACTGGTAATCGAAAGGTTCGTCTTTCAAGGAAATTTAGGAGTAACAAAGTATCGTCTGAAATTCCAAGACAAATTCAGAAAAGGAAATCTGAGGCAAAGGAAGTGTGCTTCACCGTCACTAGTAAAGGAACATTTTGA